ttttggattcatATCTGTTTTCCCCGTTGTTTATATTCCAGTTATTAATAGAAAGGTCTTTCTACACGCACCCATTGGATATGAATGGGGGTTGGCCTTTGCTTTTagtattttcttttggataGGTGCTGAGTTTTACAAGTATATCAAGAGGCGTTACTACAGAAACAAAGACAGGGCTGTTAATCCTGTAAGTGATTTGGAAAAGCGTAGAGTTCATGATCCATTTGAGCAATACAATACTACACATTCAAGGACCACGACAGCTACCTATCAACTTACAGAGCAATTTGCCGATAAAGAAGCTGGCATATGAAATAGAGCGTGCATAGATAGATAATGCATGTTtcaattaataatatatataccataCCCACcctataatatatttgtatattttgatgatttcAGTTTACGTTTACCTGTTGATTGTATTACTCTTTTTCATTAGCacatatatgcatatacatatatatatccatatttagAGCCTCTTGTTATAGATGTCCGTTTTACTTCCAGAATATATTTCgtttttgttaatatatcaacaaaaatattgacaAGATGGCCTAAAAAGATTGGATTACTAAGATTAAACTACTACTGCATCTTCAAATGCGCGGTTCAAAATACGAACGGCGTAATAGACATCTTGAAAGGTATTATATAGAGCAACGGGTGTGAACCTAATTACACTAGGTGCCCGTTCATCAACAATGACACCATGTTTGTTGAGATATTCAAACACCAAACCTGCCGTGTTTTTTCCGTTAGGTTCATTGACTTCTGGACCAAAGATTAGTGATAGTTGAGCTCCACGCATCATAGGGTCTTCAGGTGTGATAATAGAAAATGAAGGATCCTTGTTATCTAGCTTTTCACGATAATGAGGTGATGATATCAAAAGCTCGTAAAGGTAACCTGTCAGCTTTAAAGAACGGACACGTACTTGCTCTATCCCCCCAAATTTCTCGAACAGCTTGAGAGACGTTTGTACAGAAACCACATCAAGTACGCCAGGATTGGACTGTCTGAAACCACTGGCGCCATCAAGCGGATCAAAAACCTCAACCATATCAGGAAGGGTCTTCCTATTATTCCCCCACCATCCTGCCAACCTAGGCATCTTGGTTTTGCCATACTTCTGATGTACAAAGAGGCCTCCAATTGTTCCAGGACCTGcgttcaaatatttgtagGAGCACCAACTAGCGAAGTCGACACCCCAATCGTGCAATTTCATTGGCACATTACCCATGGCGTGCGCAATATCCCACCCAACAATCAGTTCAGGAGTGCGATGAGCAAATTTAGTAATCTTTTCCATTTCAAAGAGCTGTCCTGTGTAATATTGGATACCTGAAAAGCATACCAGTGCAAGAGTATCGCGATGGGTTTCAATAGCAGCCAAAATATCATCAGTTCTCAAACAGTATTCCCCTTCTCTTGGAGCAACCTGCACCAAAATTTCTTCGGGATCCAAACCACGTAATCTAGCTATATTCCAAAATGCATGAAAGTCTGAGGGGAATGatgatttttcaaacataATCTTATTACGCCGACCATTTGGCTTGTAGAATGCCACCAGCATTGCGTTCAAATTAGCAGTAAGAGATCCCATTACAGCAACTTCTTCCTCCAATGCTCCAACAAGTGAACTGACTGATGACAGCAACGGTTCATCAACATTTATCCACCCTCCTTTATCAGCCCACCGggggtggtggtgatgcCCAACCACCGCCCGAGCCGCCCATACGTCAAACTCTGCATTTACTGCAGACCGTACCCCCTTTGGCATGCAACCCAAAGAATTTCCACACAAGTATGCAACAGGACTGTCTGCATTTAATGACCCATCCAAACCATCCGTAGAGATACCCAACGATTTATACGTAGGAATACAAAACTCCTCTCTCAGAAACGTGGCATTTTCAGCCTCCAATTTTTGGCACCGTTCAAACCCTTCATCCGTCAACTTTTGTTCCATCAAGCCCTAAACTTATTGGTAGGTATTCTGTCCGCCTCtttaaacttcaaatagCTGGAAATTGAAAACCTGCCCAATGATAATAACCCTTGATTATATACAATGAtcattttattaataattatCCGTGCTTGTCGTTGACTacaaaatttataaaatgtTGTTAAAGTTAGGCCTACTCTATataatcacgtgatggaAAATTTGTAAAAATTTTCCGAGATTAAAGTATTTATAGACATCATATCATCGTCATTAATCGATTTACTTTAGTTAGTTTAATGATTTGTAACAAGTACGTTAGACGAAACCACATGACTAGTGGTGATTTTGAAGGTACCATaggtttttaatattagCATTGATCCACTCTGTTTGGCTTTTAAATATAGGTTGCTGCATTTCTTAACATTTTTATGACCGCATATCCCATGGATGAAAGTGGTATACTACCAAACTTCAATGACTTTAGGAATAAACTAGTTGAATTGTTGCAGTCTCGGAGTGCAGTAGAAGATTTGACACTTCTGCAGGGGTTTCTTCAGTTAGTACACTCTAAAACTCAAAACTGGTGGAATGTATACTTAGATCCTAAGAAGCAGTCCGCGACGACTCCAAATCTGCTTGATTTGATATGGAAGGAGATTCATTATCCAATATTCAAATGGTTCCAGCAATGGAAGTCGCATTTgttgaaaacttttgagGGCAAGTCGTCTCAGGAGAGAAAGTACATTGAGTTCCGCAAGATGAATTCCAAGTTTAACAAGGTGTTCAAGATCATTCACAAGTTCTACTACAGCAATATTGAGTTGTTATTTGATCGGTTTGATTTCAAGAAAGTTCTCTCACATAGCGTCATGTCGGAACTAAACATTACGAAAGTTCCTGAGAACCGGTTAGTATTGGACGATTCTGCATACTTTACTATTTTTTGCGTAATGTCTTTGCAAAGGTGCTTACTCTATTTGGGATGCTGTCACCGATACAAGTGTATTAATGGTAGGATTTCTAAAAATGTCCAGGTTtcagatttttcaaaatctatGCGATACTTTAGGATTGCAACATTGATTGTGCCATCTGTTGGGGAGACGTATTTACAAAAGGGGCTTGTGTATGTACAGACGGCAAATTACGGTCATGCAGTGTATGAATTTATGAGGAGCTCTCTTTCAAGGATGCCTACAGATGCAGGTGTGCCCAATTTGAATAGTATCGTCGCCGATCCGAATAGCAGTTTGTTTATTAAGTTTCAAGAAACATTGAAAGATTTACGGTTGAAAGAACGCGATAACAACAAGATTATTAATCGGGAGGTTCTTGAATTCTATTTTTTGGCATGGTTTGCTTCTCTTTATGCCCCAGAAAACTGGAATGATAAGACCATCGTCGATATTGGGCATTGCCGTGATCTAGTTCTAGAGAAGGTTAGCACCCGctatattaaaaacattGAGCTATTATTTCAGAACGTTTTAATGACCATTGGTGGGTTTGAACTTTTGATCAAGAAAGTGAGAACTTCCAATAAGTCAAAGAAGATTCCGTCTAGTTGCATAAAATATCTGGAATCAGCATTTAAGTTTTTCAGTCATATACTCGATACTGTCGTGGCTAAAGAATGGCAAAACTTTGGCACTTGGGAGTATTTGGCTATGGTTCGTGTTATTTGTGTTTGGCTTAAGAATCATCCTGTTGTGTTAAAGTTTGGCCATCGACACCTGCCATTCTGCAAAGCTTTAGCAGAATTAGTGAATGCTATTGTCTCCAATGAGAAATATAAAGATAAAGTTTTAGTCGATCATAAGCCGAAAAGAGAATACTTTTTTGAAGAGGACATTATGGTCCGTGATTTCTCTGCAATTGGTCACACTTTAAGCGACTTTAATGATATGAATTTATTCCAGATGGAAAAGTTGCCCGAAAGATTAGTTGGTGCAGTGGATAATAAATTGTCATCTGAAAAAGAAGggttattaaaattaagTGTCATTGTGTCCGTTGCCAAAAAATTCTTGGCACACAATGGTGTTGGTATCAAATGGGAAGAAAGCGTTTCCCTTTTCCAACTAGGCACCAATGGATTGAAGGTAGTTTCCCCAGAAACTGCTAACTCTAATAGGCACAGGGATCAATATTCTAAATCAGTGGATGGGAAGAATGTTAAAAAGTCTAAAGTAAAACGTTCTGATAAGAAATCTGTGTCTATAGATGAATTAGAAGCTAAATTAATTGAAAGCAGAGGACAAAAGAGCCAAGGAGAGAATGCAACTAGAGTTTATAGTGGCTGTTCAGTACCTGCTGCTCCAATGAGCTTTAATGTCACTCCTTCAGCACATCTCTACCAAGATAGTACTGGCGCAGCTCCTTTAACTGCAGAACTCTCTGATTCACCGCTAGCGCAAAATGAATCTCGTCTAGCCGATACCAATAACAATCAAGATATTCCAGTGGAAGTTACATCAAATACAGAAGGCCTATCTACTCAACCAATATTGCTGCAGCCGCACCCACACCCACACCCACAGCAGTACATTCAATTGGTACAGCCACAGCAAGTACAAGGATTACCGAGTACCTATAGCAATGCTTGTTATCCATACCCAGCAAAAACCCAATATCCAATGGCGCCACAGCCGGTCCAATTTCAAAATGGGCTTGCTCCATATATGGCTACACCTTATACTTACTTTATTCCATCTCAAAGCTCTGGGGTCATGTTTTTTAACAATGGGCAGGTTGCTCCTGCTAAACCACCTTATAACGTTGCTAAGGGGACTAACAGAGGCAACTGAGTCTTTAATTTTTTCCAGGTCATCCCAGCTTTGCCTAGCTTTGCAGATcttatattatttctattatccctctttcttttttctcGTGTCTAATACAAAGTGTCGAATGAAGTGAATGAAAGTTAAATAGtttttatacatatacaaaTAAGTCAGTAGTAATTAACATGACAAATGGTAGTTGATTATTGTTCCCCGTTAAAacccaaaaacaaatacaGAAGGGAAAGACAAAATTATGAAATAGTAACTTGTATTGTAGATAATagtgaaatattattaagtCAATGACGgccaaaaaaaagacagagaacagaaaacaaagtaataataataataataattgGGTTGATGGTATATTTGACAATGAGACCAGGTAAAATGGGTTTGTAAAAGATGTTACGatggtatatatgtatgcCTTTAGAAATTtccattttattttaattttctgttttctgTTGTGtggtttttttgttttttaattagGCCCACAGTTTGTGTTTAGAGATTCGTCACTACCattcctttttcttcatGGCCATTCGTTTGGCCTCTTTAGTCCTTCTTTTAATTTCGTCCAACTTTTCGCTCTTTTTATCTGGATCGGAAATGAAATCGGGCTTTATGATATCGTAGACACATTCCAAGTTCAATCTGATACAGTTGCTGCAGTTTGGGCGTTCCTCCGAACactttttctttcttagACGACATATCCAACAGCCTGTTCTTGATCTGGTTCCTGCGCCAgccttttttttattggaGGCATCGACGTCGTACCTCGATGTGACGTTAGTTGTGAATTTATTGGTAGCTCGTTTCCGGTCAGATCCATTTTTATCAGTAGGATCAGATACATtgaatgaagaagaagaaagtgCCACTGAAGGTCTGCCGGTGTCTGCTGTAGAATGAAGTGACTGATGACGGTATCCTTTCTTGCCCCGTTTAGATTTTGCATCCATTTCCAACATCTCTGCTGCGGAGAGTAGCGACTCCATGCTTGATTGACCACTTGACCTTCTTCTACGCTTATTCCTTGCCTTGAAGGCAACCGATGAAGCGGTTGTCGGAACCGCTGCGGATATTGGCGCCGATTTGCGTCGGGATACTTGGCGTTTGCCACCTTTATTCCAGGTGATTGTATCACCGAAACCGTCGTCGTCGCCAGAGCTCAGCAGTTCATCATCGGTGAGCGCATGGTCATTACTGGGCTCTTCTTCCTTAACCAAAGCACCATTTTCACgctgaagaatttgaacCACGGGTTTCAATGATCTTTGAAGTGTCAACGAGGAAGAAACGGGCCTACTATTTGCTTCTGCGCTCGAAAAATCCGTATGGTACGGTGAAGAGCGCATTTGTGATATAATGGCTGCCGCACCGAGCTCGTCATCCCTTGTGTCAGGCTTTGAGAGAAGGAGACGCTGACGCATGTCGtcaaatttggaattgaTAAACTTAGACTGCCGCTGGGATTGCGAAACAGCAGTGGGGGGCGCATTAGGATCTTGCGGAGGAGCGGGAggctggtgctggtgctggtgctggtgctgaGATGACTCGTTGTCGAGTATCAGTCCATTAGAAAAGGGTTCCAAAAAATGCGTGGAGGAGGAGGCAGAAGATGGCGGCGGCAGCTGCCCCGTAGATGTAGGAGGGTGGGTGGGGAACGAGACACCGCCCGCGACCGAAGATTTACTCGTCGGCGCGATCGACAGCAGATGGTTAGTCGCCGAAACCGGCAGGGCAAAGTCGCCGCCCGCGTGCAGCGAATAGGGGTCTTCACCTGTGCCGCCACGTGAGTTTAGCAGCGAGGTGATGTTTATTTTCACGCCTGACAGCTGCTGCTCCGACGTGTACGGATCGATGAGATCTctgctgttgttgaaatGTAGACGTTTTGGAGTCAGCGCGGTGTTCGCATCCAGACTGGAAAGCGAGCAACCGTCACCATTGCAGCGGTCGGAGCCCGTGCTGCCGCTGCCACCGCCGCTGCGGTGGCTGTGTTTAGCGTCCTCAGCATCCTCACCGCCGTCACCCTCACTGCGACTGCCACTGCGACTGCCGGTGTCTTTGCCTCCGTCCACGGCGGCGGCAGAGGGCCCAGCGCCTCCAGCACTGTGGCCATCGCCATCGCCATCGCCACGCCGCCCATGATGCATCCTGTCGGCGGCAGCCGCTTTGGCGCCCCCACACGTGATCTTGTCCACAGGCGTGCGCAGAAAATTCCCCCCAGCCCCACGCGAATCAGAGGTAACAAACGTAGACCCGCGGTCGAGGATGGAGATCGGTTCCTTTGCACAGCCGCCGCCGCCGTCGtcgccgccgccgccgaGGCCCGGCTGCGCAGCCGCTAGCAGCGACGAGATGGCAGGCAGCTTCACCCGCCGCGTGGGAGTGCTGTAGCCAAGCCCCAGCGGCGGATAGCCCGCGCTCACGTGCACAGCCGCCGAGGTGCCCGCCTCGTCTTGTCGCGCGGCACGGCGTGCCGCCACGGTCCGTGGCGGCAAATAGCCCAGCGAACCCGCCGCGGCGGCGGCCGCCCCAGAAGGCGAGGAAGAACCTGACGACCGCGACGATGCAGCTACGCCCTCCTCCCGCCCACGGGGGCTATCGTTCGGCGATATTATGGGCGTGTTGTGGGGTACTGTCGTAGGCTTCGACACCGGCGGCTCCAACGTACCGGATGGCATTTGAATGTGCGACTggagctgctgctgctgctgctgctgctgaagcTGCAGAAGATGGTGATGctggtgatggtgatgatgctcttgttttttgtcttcTTGCCCGTGCAgaccagcagcagcagcagctgctgctgctgctgtggtCGCTGCGGTGGGcgccgctgctgctgtcgCCGCTGTCGCTGTTGTCCCTGCGCCCGTGCTGTTATTATTCTCCGTCGAACTTGTTTGTAAAGAGTCCATTTCTCCCAGAAACAATAGCATATGGCAGAAAATGTTTTCTTAAAAAGTCAGCTGGAAAACGGCTCAGAGAGAGAGAACTACAATTCAATCACAATGGCCTTTCCgcaaaaataatataactGCCCTTGTAATAGCTTTTTGTTAATCTGCCGATTGCAGTGCAATCTTTATCAAGCCTTTGGCCTTTGTGTATGTCcttgtgtgtgtgttttgTAGGCTGTGTGTGTCTGTGTGTTATGTGTGTTGGTGCGTGTGTAAAGTGTTATGTATATGTGGGGTTGCCTTCTGGGGGGAGGGAGACGGGAACCATCTTAGGTTCGAAAACAACAACTGGAGAAGAGGTGGGTGGTGTTGGTTGGGGGCCATCTCTCCTTTGCGCGATGGGCGGGGTTACCCGGCGCGCGGACGTTCGCAAAAATCGATGGTTTTCTGG
This region of Eremothecium cymbalariae DBVPG#7215 chromosome 4, complete sequence genomic DNA includes:
- the BNA5 gene encoding kynureninase (similar to Ashbya gossypii AGL098W) translates to MEQKLTDEGFERCQKLEAENATFLREEFCIPTYKSLGISTDGLDGSLNADSPVAYLCGNSLGCMPKGVRSAVNAEFDVWAARAVVGHHHHPRWADKGGWINVDEPLLSSVSSLVGALEEEVAVMGSLTANLNAMLVAFYKPNGRRNKIMFEKSSFPSDFHAFWNIARLRGLDPEEILVQVAPREGEYCLRTDDILAAIETHRDTLALVCFSGIQYYTGQLFEMEKITKFAHRTPELIVGWDIAHAMGNVPMKLHDWGVDFASWCSYKYLNAGPGTIGGLFVHQKYGKTKMPRLAGWWGNNRKTLPDMVEVFDPLDGASGFRQSNPGVLDVVSVQTSLKLFEKFGGIEQVRVRSLKLTGYLYELLISSPHYREKLDNKDPSFSIITPEDPMMRGAQLSLIFGPEVNEPNGKNTAGLVFEYLNKHGVIVDERAPSVIRFTPVALYNTFQDVYYAVRILNRAFEDAVVV
- the EBS1 gene encoding Ebs1p (similar to Ashbya gossypii AGL100W); its protein translation is MTAYPMDESGILPNFNDFRNKLVELLQSRSAVEDLTLLQGFLQLVHSKTQNWWNVYLDPKKQSATTPNLLDLIWKEIHYPIFKWFQQWKSHLLKTFEGKSSQERKYIEFRKMNSKFNKVFKIIHKFYYSNIELLFDRFDFKKVLSHSVMSELNITKVPENRLVLDDSAYFTIFCVMSLQRCLLYLGCCHRYKCINGRISKNVQVSDFSKSMRYFRIATLIVPSVGETYLQKGLVYVQTANYGHAVYEFMRSSLSRMPTDAGVPNLNSIVADPNSSLFIKFQETLKDLRLKERDNNKIINREVLEFYFLAWFASLYAPENWNDKTIVDIGHCRDLVLEKVSTRYIKNIELLFQNVLMTIGGFELLIKKVRTSNKSKKIPSSCIKYLESAFKFFSHILDTVVAKEWQNFGTWEYLAMVRVICVWLKNHPVVLKFGHRHLPFCKALAELVNAIVSNEKYKDKVLVDHKPKREYFFEEDIMVRDFSAIGHTLSDFNDMNLFQMEKLPERLVGAVDNKLSSEKEGLLKLSVIVSVAKKFLAHNGVGIKWEESVSLFQLGTNGLKVVSPETANSNRHRDQYSKSVDGKNVKKSKVKRSDKKSVSIDELEAKLIESRGQKSQGENATRVYSGCSVPAAPMSFNVTPSAHLYQDSTGAAPLTAELSDSPLAQNESRLADTNNNQDIPVEVTSNTEGLSTQPILLQPHPHPHPQQYIQLVQPQQVQGLPSTYSNACYPYPAKTQYPMAPQPVQFQNGLAPYMATPYTYFIPSQSSGVMFFNNGQVAPAKPPYNVAKGTNRGN
- the UME6 gene encoding DNA-binding transcriptional regulator UME6 (similar to Ashbya gossypii AGL099C), whose product is MLLFLGEMDSLQTSSTENNNSTGAGTTATAATAAAAPTAATTAAAAAAAAAGLHGQEDKKQEHHHHHQHHHLLQLQQQQQQQQLQSHIQMPSGTLEPPVSKPTTVPHNTPIISPNDSPRGREEGVAASSRSSGSSSPSGAAAAAAGSLGYLPPRTVAARRAARQDEAGTSAAVHVSAGYPPLGLGYSTPTRRVKLPAISSLLAAAQPGLGGGGDDGGGGCAKEPISILDRGSTFVTSDSRGAGGNFLRTPVDKITCGGAKAAAADRMHHGRRGDGDGDGHSAGGAGPSAAAVDGGKDTGSRSGSRSEGDGGEDAEDAKHSHRSGGGSGSTGSDRCNGDGCSLSSLDANTALTPKRLHFNNSRDLIDPYTSEQQLSGVKINITSLLNSRGGTGEDPYSLHAGGDFALPVSATNHLLSIAPTSKSSVAGGVSFPTHPPTSTGQLPPPSSASSSTHFLEPFSNGLILDNESSQHQHQHQHQPPAPPQDPNAPPTAVSQSQRQSKFINSKFDDMRQRLLLSKPDTRDDELGAAAIISQMRSSPYHTDFSSAEANSRPVSSSLTLQRSLKPVVQILQRENGALVKEEEPSNDHALTDDELLSSGDDDGFGDTITWNKGGKRQVSRRKSAPISAAVPTTASSVAFKARNKRRRRSSGQSSMESLLSAAEMLEMDAKSKRGKKGYRHQSLHSTADTGRPSVALSSSSFNVSDPTDKNGSDRKRATNKFTTNVTSRYDVDASNKKKAGAGTRSRTGCWICRLRKKKCSEERPNCSNCIRLNLECVYDIIKPDFISDPDKKSEKLDEIKRRTKEAKRMAMKKKEW